From Polynucleobacter sp. AP-Sving-400A-A2:
CCATCCTGGTTTCTATTGCCGCCATCGCCTTAACCGGGTGTGGCTCCATTGAGTCAGCAGCCCAAGATGACTGCACTTCTATCGGCTGGCAAATCGGCAGCAAAGGCTATAACGATTGCTTTAAGGCGCGTGTTTACGAGCGCAAGCTGGATTACTCTCTGCCACCGGGCAGTAAGCCCTCCCCATCAGTCATTTAATAGGGTTTACCCTAGTTAAATTCACTTGAGCGCCGTCAAGGACTTGAGTCTGAAAATGACCCAAAATCGTCGGTATTCTTGAAATCTTCCTATATAGAGCAAGCTCAGCTGTTTCTTGCCATTTCGGACCTTCTCAAGCGTAGCTTCAGACATTAAAAAATAGCTCCATTATTGCGACTAGAAATTAGAGATTAAAACTATGAATCACCCAAAACCCTCGGATGAAGTCAAGGCTATTGCTGTTGCAACTGCAGATGATTTAAGGGAAACCATTCGTCGCAAGAGCAAACTCAAGGGTCGTCAAGCAGACGATGTGTCCTTGGCAGAGGTCCGCCAGTTAATTGGTGCTGCAGTTGATCGTCGCGATTTGCTAATTGAAAATTTACATAAGCTCAATGACGAATACCGTGCTTTGCATGATCGTCATTTAGTTGCCCTCGCAAAAGAAATGAATTTGCCGATGGCTGAGGTTTACGAAGTCGCTACTTTCTATCACCACTTTGAAGTGGTACGTGGCAATGATCCGTTAGCAGACATTACCCTGCGTGTCTGTGATGGCATCGCCTGCGAGCTAGCTGGTGCGCAAAATCTATTAGCCAAGTTACCGGCAATTTTGGGTAATCCAAAAATTAAGGTAGAGGCTGCTCCCTGTGTAGGCCGTTGTGAGCAGGCTCCAGTAGCGGTCGTACATCAGTACCCGGTATTGTTTGCAACTACCGATAAAATTGCCGCCGCCGTTAAAAATAATCTGACAACCCATCCAATGGCTAAGGACAGCGCGAGTTTTGACCCCGCAGCTTTTGTAGAGAAGGGCATATCTCCGCAAGGTGACAATCAAGCGGTTTCTCCAGACTATGTAGGTTATGAGTCTTATCGCGCACAGGGTGGCTACGCCTTAGCAAAAGAAATTTTTGAAGGTAAAAAAGACGGCGAGAGCATTGTCAAGATCATGGAAAGCTCGGGACTTCGTGGTCTCGGTGGTGCAGGTTTCCCAGCAGGACGTAAGTGGCGCATCGTGAGAGATCAAGTCGCTCCGAAGTTGATGGCAGTAAACATTGACGAAGGTGAGCCGGGCACATTTAAGGATCGTACATATTTAGAGCGCGATCCACATCGCTTCTTAGAGGGCATGTTAATTGCCGCTAATGTAGTGGGTATCGATGCTTGCTATATTTATTTGCGCGATGAGTACCATGGTTGCCGTGAATTGCTCGAAGTGGAGTTGGCTAAGCTGATTGCCAATCCGCCATTTAAATTGCCACTGATTGAGTTACGACGTGGTGCGGGCGCTTATATCTGCGGTGAAGAATCTGCCATGATTGAAAGTATTGAAGGCAAGCGTGGTGAGCCCCGTATGCGTCCTCCGTATATTGCTCAAGTTGGCTTGTTTGGCCGTCCAACACTGGAGCACAACTTTGAAACTCTCTACTGGGTACGTGACATTGTTCAGCGTGGTCCTGAGTGGTTCAGTTCTTTTGGTCGTCATGATCGCAAAGGCTTACGCAGCTTCAGCGTGAGCGGCCGAGTTAAAAACCCGGGTGTAAAACTGGCTCCAGCCGGGATTACGATTCAGGAGTTGATTGATGAGTACTGTGGCGGCATGCAAGATGGCCATCAGTTCTACGGCTATCTACCTGGTGGCGCTTCAGGAGGCATCTTGCCGGCAACCATGAATGACATTCCACTGGACTTCGATACCTTGCAGCCTTATGGCTGTTTCATTGGCTCTGCTGCAGTCATGGTGTTTGGTGATAAAGACAAAGCGCGTGATATGGCGCTCAATGTCATGCACTTCTTTGAGCATGAGAGCTGCGGTCAATGTACGCCATGTCGCGTAGGTACCAGCAAGGCTGCGAAGTTAATGCAGTCCTCATCTTGGGATCAAGATACTCTAGAAGACTTAGCAACTGTGATGGTTGACGCTTCTATTTGCGGTCTAGGTCAAGCTGCACCAAACCCCATTCGCTGTATTGCAAAATATTTCCCAGAAGAAGTTGCTTAACCGGCACACAAA
This genomic window contains:
- a CDS encoding NADH-ubiquinone oxidoreductase-F iron-sulfur binding region domain-containing protein, with translation MNHPKPSDEVKAIAVATADDLRETIRRKSKLKGRQADDVSLAEVRQLIGAAVDRRDLLIENLHKLNDEYRALHDRHLVALAKEMNLPMAEVYEVATFYHHFEVVRGNDPLADITLRVCDGIACELAGAQNLLAKLPAILGNPKIKVEAAPCVGRCEQAPVAVVHQYPVLFATTDKIAAAVKNNLTTHPMAKDSASFDPAAFVEKGISPQGDNQAVSPDYVGYESYRAQGGYALAKEIFEGKKDGESIVKIMESSGLRGLGGAGFPAGRKWRIVRDQVAPKLMAVNIDEGEPGTFKDRTYLERDPHRFLEGMLIAANVVGIDACYIYLRDEYHGCRELLEVELAKLIANPPFKLPLIELRRGAGAYICGEESAMIESIEGKRGEPRMRPPYIAQVGLFGRPTLEHNFETLYWVRDIVQRGPEWFSSFGRHDRKGLRSFSVSGRVKNPGVKLAPAGITIQELIDEYCGGMQDGHQFYGYLPGGASGGILPATMNDIPLDFDTLQPYGCFIGSAAVMVFGDKDKARDMALNVMHFFEHESCGQCTPCRVGTSKAAKLMQSSSWDQDTLEDLATVMVDASICGLGQAAPNPIRCIAKYFPEEVA